The sequence below is a genomic window from Natrinema salifodinae.
GCCACTTCGCCTTCGTTGATCGGCGCAGGCGTCTTCGACGCCTCGAGCTCCTTGTACAGCGAGAAGGGGTTCTCGTCGGTCGCGACGAGTCCCACCTGCCCCTCGATGTGGTCGACGAGGTCGCCGAGTCCGGCGTCCTCTAAGGCACGGACCTGCAGCGTATTGCGGCTGACGCGCAACACGGCGGTACCGTGCAGGTCACGACGCATGTCCTGGAGCTGTTTCGAGGGAATGCCGGCGATGCCGACGACGCCGACGCTCTCGTACTCGTCGATGAGGTGTTCGAGCTCGTCGACCTCCTCTTTCTTCCACTGGGGAAGGTTTTCGGTCTTGCGTTCAGCCTGTGCGCTCATATTAGGCCACCTCCACGGAGGGCCCCATCGTCGTCTTCACGTAGACGATGTCGATGTTCTGGGGTCCCTTCTCGAGGTCGGCGTGCAGACGACGCAGGATGACGTCGATGTTGTCGGCGATGTTCTCGGCATCCATGTCCTCGGCGCCGACGAGCGTATGGAAGGTCCGTCGGTCGCGGGAGCGAAGCTGCACGGTGTTTTTCAGTCGGTTGACGGTCTCGACGACGTCCTCGTCCGGCGAGAGCGGGTCCGGCATCTTCCCCCGGGGACCGAGAATGGTACCCAGGTGCCGGGCGATATCTTGCATCATCGCCTCTTCGGCGATGAAGAAGTCCGTCTCGTCGGCCATATCCTTGGCTTCGTCATCGTCCAGATCGGCCACGTC
It includes:
- a CDS encoding 50S ribosomal protein L1; the protein is MADSDIETAVARALEESPNRNFTETVDLAINLRDLDLNEPSNRVDESVVLPSGTGQETRIVVIAEGETAVRAEEVADEVLSEDDVADLDDDEAKDMADETDFFIAEEAMMQDIARHLGTILGPRGKMPDPLSPDEDVVETVNRLKNTVQLRSRDRRTFHTLVGAEDMDAENIADNIDVILRRLHADLEKGPQNIDIVYVKTTMGPSVEVA